One window from the genome of Desulfonatronum thiodismutans encodes:
- a CDS encoding response regulator, giving the protein MKTVLIADDSPSNLHLLHDILTKSGYEVLVAENGEEVLDILDEEAPDIFLLDIMMPGMDGLELCRRIKSMSRFTATPIVFITAKNSSEDIVQGFSAGAVDYIPKPFNEAEILARVQTHIRLHDVLMELERLRQLALDANPLTQLPGNNSILKAIAEALNDERPLSVVYADIDNFKAFNDKYGFAAGDQVLRFTANRIVAAVEAACGKGRMVGHVGGDDFVFIAPTECTRIAVDRLIRDFDEGIRSFYSEEDLEKGEIRVKDRNGKLRSFPLMTISLGVVEVDAKSFSHHLEVSAMCAEVKKVAKSISGSSFFINRRGGFGD; this is encoded by the coding sequence ATGAAGACGGTTTTGATTGCGGATGATTCACCGAGCAACCTGCATTTGTTGCACGATATTTTGACAAAATCCGGTTACGAAGTTTTAGTGGCGGAAAATGGGGAGGAAGTCCTGGATATCCTCGACGAGGAGGCCCCGGACATTTTTCTGCTGGACATCATGATGCCCGGCATGGACGGTCTGGAACTGTGTCGCAGGATCAAATCCATGAGCCGGTTCACGGCCACGCCCATCGTCTTCATCACGGCCAAGAATTCCTCGGAGGATATTGTCCAGGGGTTTTCCGCCGGAGCGGTGGACTATATCCCCAAGCCGTTCAACGAGGCGGAAATTCTGGCCCGGGTCCAGACCCACATTCGTCTGCATGACGTGTTGATGGAATTGGAGCGGTTGCGCCAACTAGCCCTGGACGCCAACCCCCTGACCCAGTTGCCCGGCAACAATTCCATCCTCAAGGCCATTGCCGAGGCCCTGAATGATGAACGGCCCTTGAGCGTGGTCTACGCGGACATCGATAACTTCAAGGCCTTCAACGACAAATATGGGTTCGCGGCCGGAGATCAGGTTCTGCGCTTCACGGCGAACCGGATCGTCGCGGCGGTGGAGGCGGCTTGCGGCAAGGGGCGGATGGTGGGCCATGTGGGCGGCGACGATTTCGTATTCATCGCTCCGACGGAATGTACCCGGATCGCCGTGGATCGGCTGATCCGGGACTTTGACGAGGGGATTCGCTCCTTCTACTCCGAAGAAGACCTGGAGAAAGGCGAAATACGGGTCAAGGACCGCAATGGAAAGTTACGGTCTTTTCCGTTGATGACCATCAGTCTGGGAGTGGTGGAAGTGGATGCAAAATCCTTCAGCCATCACTTGGAGGTCTCCGCCATGTGCGCGGAGGTGAAGAAAGTCGCCAAGAGCATTTCAGGGAGCTCTTTTTTTATCAATCGCCGGGGCGGATTCGGTGATTGA
- a CDS encoding response regulator — MKVLIVDDDLANRVVMQSFMREKASHINMAANGEEAVQAFVMALDEQNPYSLILMDIMMPVMDGQEALKAIRKLEKDRGVPPGGEVKVIMVSCLEDQKNVCQAFFQGMATCYLTKPLSKEGLETALGSISL, encoded by the coding sequence ATGAAGGTTCTTATCGTCGATGACGACTTGGCGAATCGCGTGGTGATGCAGTCGTTCATGCGCGAAAAGGCGTCCCACATCAACATGGCCGCCAATGGAGAGGAAGCCGTCCAGGCGTTCGTCATGGCCCTGGACGAACAGAATCCATACTCCTTGATTCTCATGGACATCATGATGCCGGTCATGGACGGCCAAGAGGCGTTGAAAGCCATTCGCAAGCTGGAAAAGGACCGCGGCGTCCCCCCTGGAGGCGAGGTCAAAGTGATCATGGTCTCCTGTCTTGAAGACCAAAAAAACGTCTGCCAGGCCTTTTTTCAGGGTATGGCCACCTGCTATCTGACCAAACCGTTGAGCAAGGAAGGCCTGGAGACGGCCCTGGGAAGCATTTCGCTCTGA
- a CDS encoding response regulator, whose product MSARILVVEDEQLNRFALKKLLEKGGYTVHEAEDGRRALELMEQETVDCILMDVQLPVMNGVEATEVIRAHDGSRYNPKTPIIALTAYAMPGDKEKILTSGMDDYLAKPATYQQLEKVLLKYLPKNDTEA is encoded by the coding sequence ATGTCCGCACGAATTCTCGTGGTTGAGGACGAACAACTCAACAGATTCGCGCTCAAAAAGCTTTTGGAAAAAGGAGGCTACACCGTTCATGAGGCAGAAGACGGACGGAGGGCTCTGGAATTGATGGAGCAGGAAACCGTGGACTGCATTCTGATGGACGTCCAATTGCCGGTCATGAACGGAGTGGAGGCCACAGAGGTCATCCGGGCCCATGACGGCTCCCGGTACAACCCTAAAACCCCCATCATCGCCCTTACCGCGTACGCCATGCCGGGAGACAAGGAAAAAATTTTGACCTCCGGCATGGACGACTATCTCGCCAAACCCGCCACATACCAGCAATTGGAGAAGGTTTTGCTCAAGTATCTCCCCAAAAACGACACTGAGGCGTAA
- a CDS encoding winged helix-turn-helix domain-containing protein, whose protein sequence is MQKNMPPSMRLHLWLENDRGALIGLGRAMLLVRIRECGSLRRAADKLGISYRAAWGKIRQAQEYLGKDLVRKEGKGYVLTDFGEHLADGFLKWHDEVERNALTLAQEHFPWPVLPYRSSPGLPEKCASDSVSTTRDFADKEHL, encoded by the coding sequence ATGCAAAAAAATATGCCTCCGTCCATGCGCCTGCACCTTTGGCTGGAAAACGACCGAGGCGCGTTGATCGGCCTGGGACGGGCCATGCTCCTGGTCAGGATCAGGGAGTGTGGTTCATTGCGTCGGGCCGCGGATAAATTGGGTATTTCCTACCGGGCGGCCTGGGGCAAGATTCGCCAGGCCCAGGAGTATCTGGGAAAGGATCTGGTGCGCAAGGAGGGCAAGGGCTATGTGCTCACCGACTTTGGCGAGCATTTGGCCGACGGCTTTTTGAAATGGCACGACGAGGTGGAGCGTAATGCCCTGACCTTGGCCCAGGAGCATTTTCCCTGGCCGGTCCTGCCGTATCGTTCTTCGCCCGGCTTACCAGAAAAGTGTGCGTCCGATTCCGTTTCAACGACAAGAGATTTCGCTGACAAGGAGCATTTATGA
- a CDS encoding FmdE family protein — translation MTAEEIGKEALEDQSVYVGSRSFEDFVLLVRDFHGSAAPGLVLGGFMVEEARRCLPEDTLFDAISETTHCLPDAVQLLTPCTIGNGWLRVINLGRYALTLFDKYSGSGVRIYLDPEKVADWSAIRTWYMKLLPKKEQDSAALFAEIKAAGASVCSLETIQVAPHLLQRKGRGGIVVCPVCKEAYPQLDGRICRACQGEAPYVESMAASVAPLPRAVPVDQAVGRKVLHDMTRIEPGKTKDAVFVKGQEINVGDICRLQQMGRMRVYVQESEAESGEGADWVHENEAAEAFARAMAGEGVELRLPPREGKVDLLAVRDGLLNVERDRLEAFNLVPEVMCASRHDAVLVKQGMTIAGTRAIPLYLSRHLFLRAMSVLGAEPLFSVSPLRKAKVGVLVTGTEVFQGLVEDKFVPIVGSKVQALGSEVLASRIVPDSREAIVAAVRELLDLGADMLITTAGLSVDPDDVTRQALQEAGAEDLLYGAPILPGTMTLFGRIGSVQVLGIPACALFFKTTSLDLFLPRLLAGRSVSRGELARMGAGSLCMQCRTCSFPKCPFGK, via the coding sequence ATGACCGCTGAAGAGATCGGAAAAGAGGCCCTTGAAGACCAGTCCGTGTACGTCGGTTCCCGGTCGTTCGAAGATTTTGTTTTGCTGGTTCGTGATTTTCACGGTTCCGCCGCGCCGGGGCTGGTGCTTGGGGGCTTCATGGTCGAGGAGGCTCGACGGTGCCTGCCCGAGGACACGCTTTTCGACGCCATCTCCGAAACCACTCACTGCCTGCCGGACGCCGTGCAGCTGCTTACTCCCTGCACCATCGGCAACGGTTGGCTGCGGGTGATCAATCTTGGCCGGTACGCCCTGACCTTGTTCGACAAATATTCCGGCAGCGGCGTGCGGATCTACCTGGACCCGGAAAAAGTCGCCGACTGGTCGGCCATTCGGACCTGGTACATGAAGCTTCTGCCCAAGAAAGAGCAGGACAGCGCGGCCCTGTTCGCGGAGATCAAGGCCGCCGGCGCGAGCGTGTGCAGCCTGGAGACGATCCAGGTGGCCCCGCACCTGCTGCAACGCAAAGGACGGGGCGGCATCGTGGTCTGTCCGGTCTGCAAGGAAGCCTATCCTCAGCTGGACGGCCGGATCTGCCGGGCCTGCCAGGGGGAAGCCCCTTATGTGGAGAGTATGGCCGCCTCGGTAGCACCCTTGCCCCGGGCCGTGCCCGTGGACCAGGCCGTGGGGCGTAAGGTTTTGCACGACATGACCCGGATCGAGCCCGGCAAGACCAAGGACGCGGTGTTCGTCAAGGGGCAGGAGATCAACGTGGGCGATATCTGCCGGTTGCAGCAGATGGGCCGGATGCGGGTCTATGTCCAGGAATCAGAGGCGGAATCCGGCGAAGGGGCGGATTGGGTGCACGAGAACGAGGCCGCCGAGGCTTTTGCCCGGGCCATGGCCGGGGAAGGAGTGGAACTGCGTCTGCCTCCCCGGGAAGGCAAAGTGGACTTGCTGGCCGTTCGGGACGGGCTGCTCAACGTGGAACGGGATCGGCTGGAAGCCTTCAACCTTGTTCCGGAGGTGATGTGCGCTTCAAGGCACGATGCCGTGTTGGTCAAGCAGGGCATGACCATTGCCGGAACCAGGGCCATTCCGCTGTATCTGTCCCGGCATCTGTTTTTGCGGGCCATGAGCGTCCTGGGGGCAGAGCCTCTTTTTTCCGTGTCGCCGCTCCGCAAGGCCAAAGTCGGCGTGTTGGTCACGGGCACGGAAGTGTTTCAGGGACTGGTGGAGGACAAATTCGTGCCCATTGTCGGTTCCAAGGTCCAGGCTTTGGGGAGTGAGGTTCTGGCCAGCCGGATCGTCCCGGACAGCCGGGAAGCCATTGTCGCGGCTGTCCGAGAGCTTCTGGATTTGGGCGCGGATATGCTGATCACCACTGCCGGATTGTCCGTGGACCCGGACGATGTGACCCGCCAAGCCCTGCAGGAAGCCGGAGCCGAGGATCTGCTCTACGGTGCGCCCATTCTGCCCGGAACCATGACCCTTTTCGGGCGCATCGGCTCGGTCCAGGTCCTGGGTATTCCCGCCTGCGCATTGTTTTTCAAGACCACCAGCCTGGATCTTTTCCTGCCCAGGCTCCTGGCGGGGCGAAGCGTCAGCCGGGGCGAGCTGGCCCGGATGGGGGCCGGCTCACTGTGTATGCAGTGCAGAACGTGTTCTTTCCCCAAATGTCCTTTCGGTAAATAG
- a CDS encoding fused MFS/spermidine synthase, producing MLELTVFLCGAVVMILELTGSRIMAPFLGTSLVVWTGLIGVVLAALSIGYWWGGQLADKGPTRSGLAWIVFWAGVLIALTAVLQAPVLRLIQGHVPGLHLGVLLATVSLFGPASILLGMIAPYAVKMKLASLEHSGAVVGRMYALSTIGSIVGTFLAGFVLLSFFGSLPILLVLGAVMALLAMALSPRSGMVVKSAFLASLIVGGFLHVQYRQALAAQGYFDLDTAYNRIIVAEAEEESSGRRMRIMSTGPGWLQSAMYLDDPVELALPYTRFFRLAELYVPDYRRVLMVGGGGYSFPKHLMRTRADLDLDVVEIDPVFTRLARNHFGFDPSGTTGQRIELHHQDARRFLNRTHAPYDVIILDAFSSHYSVPFQLTTVEAMERISANLTDRGVVVANLISAVSGLEGRMLRALLATMDAVFTQVETFLVADPADPERVQNIVLIAGNSPLRDVGSGHGPPELIAKLDHRWPHSIPRDLPVLTDALAPVERYLP from the coding sequence ATGCTGGAACTGACCGTTTTTCTCTGTGGGGCCGTGGTGATGATCCTGGAGCTGACCGGCTCGCGGATTATGGCCCCGTTTCTGGGTACGTCCCTGGTGGTCTGGACCGGGCTGATCGGCGTGGTTTTGGCCGCCTTGAGCATCGGCTACTGGTGGGGCGGTCAGCTGGCGGACAAAGGGCCGACGAGGTCCGGTCTGGCATGGATCGTCTTCTGGGCCGGGGTGCTGATCGCCTTGACGGCGGTGCTTCAGGCCCCGGTTTTGCGGCTGATCCAGGGCCATGTTCCCGGGCTGCATCTTGGGGTGCTTCTGGCCACCGTGAGCCTGTTTGGTCCGGCCAGCATCCTTCTGGGGATGATCGCTCCCTATGCCGTGAAGATGAAGCTGGCCTCCCTGGAGCATTCCGGTGCCGTGGTCGGGCGGATGTACGCCCTGTCCACCATCGGCAGCATCGTGGGAACGTTTCTGGCCGGATTCGTACTCCTGTCCTTTTTCGGCAGTCTGCCTATTTTGCTGGTCTTGGGCGCGGTCATGGCCCTGTTGGCCATGGCCTTGTCCCCGCGCTCCGGCATGGTGGTGAAAAGCGCGTTTCTGGCTTCGTTAATCGTAGGCGGATTCCTGCACGTCCAGTATCGCCAAGCCTTGGCGGCCCAGGGCTACTTTGATCTGGACACGGCTTACAACCGGATCATCGTGGCTGAGGCTGAAGAGGAAAGCTCGGGCCGCCGAATGCGGATCATGTCCACCGGCCCGGGCTGGCTTCAGTCCGCCATGTACCTGGATGATCCCGTGGAGCTGGCCCTCCCGTACACGCGCTTTTTCCGGCTCGCCGAGCTGTATGTTCCTGATTATCGACGGGTGCTGATGGTCGGCGGGGGCGGGTACTCGTTTCCCAAGCATCTGATGCGGACCCGGGCGGACCTGGATCTGGACGTTGTGGAGATCGACCCGGTCTTCACGAGATTAGCCAGGAATCATTTCGGGTTTGATCCGAGCGGGACGACGGGGCAGCGGATTGAACTCCATCACCAGGACGCCCGTCGCTTTCTGAACCGGACCCATGCGCCCTACGACGTGATCATTTTGGACGCCTTCAGTTCCCATTACTCCGTCCCTTTCCAGCTGACCACCGTTGAGGCCATGGAACGCATTTCCGCCAACCTGACCGATCGCGGGGTGGTCGTGGCCAATCTGATCTCCGCCGTGTCCGGTCTGGAAGGGCGGATGTTGCGGGCCCTGCTGGCGACCATGGACGCCGTGTTCACCCAGGTGGAGACATTCTTGGTGGCCGATCCCGCCGACCCCGAGCGGGTCCAGAATATTGTTCTGATCGCGGGAAACAGCCCGTTGCGCGATGTGGGGTCAGGGCACGGACCTCCCGAGTTGATTGCCAAGCTCGACCATCGTTGGCCGCACTCTATTCCTCGCGATCTCCCCGTGCTCACCGACGCCCTGGCCCCGGTGGAGCGGTATTTGCCCTAA
- a CDS encoding bifunctional nucleoside/nucleotide kinase/histidine phosphatase family protein — protein MNHKKLCIVMVGLPARGKSTIACRLRESLETENFKVEIFNNGEVRRRILPENTASADFFSPDNLEGVRLREWIARQNLQSARQFLDQGGCIAILDATNISRERRDTIRRDMEQVPVLFIECVNDDEELLTTSITHKTKISEFGHMSLPEAIRNFKDRIQFYASRYEPLDRESNYVVLNSLQNRVVREKTTDNIPHYPRIRDILVSDMIQNLYLIRHGETFFNQERRIGGDSPLTEKGVDQAGLLGEHFRTTRIPFIFTSKKRRTIQMAQPIIAAQAECTHVALREFDEIRSGICDSLTYDEIRERHPEIHVARSMDKYHYIYPGGEGYVTLQSRIQLGIKKALYLSGRAEHIVIIGHQAVNRMILSYFLYRRLEDVPYIFIPQDRYFHIVSTQTKKLFELKRF, from the coding sequence ATGAATCACAAAAAACTCTGCATCGTCATGGTCGGCCTTCCGGCTCGCGGCAAGTCCACCATTGCCTGCCGTCTCCGGGAGAGTCTGGAAACGGAAAACTTCAAGGTCGAAATCTTCAACAACGGAGAGGTCCGCCGAAGGATACTTCCCGAGAACACGGCCTCCGCCGATTTCTTCAGCCCGGACAATCTGGAAGGCGTCCGCTTGCGGGAATGGATCGCACGCCAGAATTTGCAGTCCGCCAGACAATTCCTCGACCAGGGAGGATGTATCGCCATTCTTGACGCCACGAATATCAGTCGGGAACGACGAGACACCATCCGTCGGGACATGGAGCAAGTCCCCGTACTGTTCATCGAGTGCGTCAACGACGACGAAGAATTGCTGACCACCAGCATTACCCACAAGACAAAAATTTCCGAGTTCGGACACATGTCGTTGCCCGAGGCGATCAGGAACTTCAAGGATCGCATCCAGTTCTACGCCAGCCGGTATGAGCCCCTGGACAGGGAAAGCAACTACGTGGTGCTCAACTCGCTACAAAACAGGGTGGTTCGGGAAAAGACGACCGACAACATTCCGCACTATCCCCGCATTCGAGACATCCTGGTCTCGGATATGATCCAGAATCTCTACTTGATCCGCCACGGGGAAACTTTTTTCAACCAGGAACGACGCATCGGAGGGGACTCGCCACTCACCGAAAAGGGAGTGGACCAAGCTGGATTGCTGGGTGAGCATTTTAGGACGACCCGGATTCCATTCATTTTTACCAGCAAAAAGCGCAGAACGATCCAGATGGCCCAGCCGATCATTGCCGCCCAGGCGGAATGCACCCACGTTGCCTTGCGCGAATTCGACGAAATCCGCTCCGGAATCTGCGACTCACTGACCTATGATGAGATTCGAGAGCGCCATCCGGAAATCCACGTTGCCCGGAGCATGGACAAATACCACTACATTTACCCCGGCGGAGAAGGCTATGTTACGCTGCAATCCAGAATCCAGCTCGGCATCAAAAAGGCCTTGTACCTCAGCGGCAGGGCTGAACATATCGTAATCATCGGCCATCAGGCCGTGAACCGCATGATCCTCTCGTACTTCCTCTATCGTCGCCTGGAAGACGTCCCCTACATCTTCATTCCTCAGGACAGGTACTTCCACATTGTCTCCACGCAGACCAAAAAGCTCTTCGAGTTGAAACGGTTTTAA
- the hflC gene encoding protease modulator HflC, translating into MKTPTLTLPMILVALFIGFLVVTQSAYIVDETERAIVLQLGKPVGETKAPGLHFKLPFVQNVLFFDSRILDYDSRPAEILTRDKKNMMVDNYTKWRIIDPLRFYTTLRTLPMGQARLDDVVYAELRVLLGQHTLTEVVTTKRSQIMEELTLKSNELIQEYGIEVIDVRIKRTDLPAETQRAVFNRMIAEREREAKTYRAEGEETAANIRSLADRERVILIAQANRTSQHLRGEGDAQAIKIFGEALNQAPDFYEYLRTLEAYKKTIGANTQVILTPSSPFLRLLQDN; encoded by the coding sequence ATGAAAACCCCTACCCTGACCCTCCCGATGATATTGGTCGCCTTGTTCATCGGCTTCCTGGTGGTCACGCAAAGCGCGTACATCGTGGATGAAACTGAACGCGCCATTGTGCTTCAACTTGGGAAACCTGTTGGTGAAACCAAAGCCCCTGGTCTGCACTTCAAGCTGCCCTTTGTCCAAAACGTCCTTTTCTTCGACTCCCGAATCCTGGATTATGATTCCCGTCCGGCGGAAATTCTGACCAGGGACAAGAAGAACATGATGGTGGACAATTATACAAAATGGCGGATCATCGACCCCTTGCGCTTCTACACCACCCTGCGCACTCTGCCCATGGGCCAGGCTCGGCTGGATGACGTCGTCTACGCCGAACTGCGCGTCCTGCTCGGTCAGCACACCCTGACCGAGGTGGTCACCACCAAACGGTCCCAGATCATGGAAGAGCTGACCCTCAAGAGCAACGAGCTGATCCAGGAATACGGCATCGAAGTCATCGACGTGCGGATCAAGCGCACGGACTTGCCGGCGGAAACCCAACGAGCGGTGTTCAACCGGATGATCGCCGAACGGGAGCGTGAAGCCAAGACCTACCGCGCCGAGGGCGAGGAAACCGCGGCCAACATCCGCTCCCTGGCCGACCGGGAGCGAGTAATCCTTATTGCTCAGGCCAACCGTACGTCCCAACATCTTCGCGGTGAAGGCGACGCGCAAGCCATCAAGATCTTCGGGGAAGCCCTGAATCAGGCTCCTGATTTCTACGAGTATCTTCGGACCCTGGAAGCCTATAAAAAGACCATAGGTGCAAACACCCAGGTCATCCTGACGCCCTCCAGCCCGTTTTTACGGCTGTTACAAGATAACTGA
- the hflK gene encoding FtsH protease activity modulator HflK, with protein sequence MNWDWDKLQDKRKRNGPPGAPDLAQLNEQLNKLKNIKLPGGGKIVVLVLLLLWLASGIYIVNPDEVGVVQRFGAYNRITDPGPHFRIPFPFESAQTPKVTQVRRFEIGYRTIQAPSAMGGEPQYRIVPEESHMLTGDENIVDVQFIVQYQLNDPVKFLFNIQMPDASVKSAAEAAMREVIGYNKLDAALTDGKPAIQDETRALMQNIMDRYESGIQILAVQLQDVQPPEPVIDSFRDVVRAREDAVRIQNQAEAYRNDIVPRARGEAAVIINQAEAHKEAVVRRAEGEAQRFLSMLAEYNQAPDVTRTRLYLETMEEVLSNPELMKTFISDNALSQVLPYLPLGAITPKAQRPDASEAATQQARQPAPASTAPSVRGGRAQ encoded by the coding sequence ATGAACTGGGACTGGGACAAACTCCAAGACAAACGGAAAAGGAACGGCCCCCCTGGGGCTCCGGATCTCGCGCAACTCAACGAGCAGTTGAACAAGCTGAAAAACATCAAGCTGCCCGGCGGCGGCAAGATCGTAGTTTTAGTGCTTCTTCTGCTGTGGCTTGCCTCGGGGATCTACATCGTCAATCCCGACGAAGTGGGTGTCGTCCAACGATTCGGCGCCTATAACCGCATAACCGACCCAGGGCCGCACTTCCGCATCCCCTTCCCCTTTGAGTCCGCGCAGACTCCCAAGGTGACGCAGGTTCGGCGTTTTGAAATCGGCTACCGCACCATTCAGGCTCCTTCGGCAATGGGCGGGGAGCCTCAGTACCGGATCGTACCGGAAGAGTCGCACATGCTCACCGGCGATGAAAACATCGTGGACGTTCAATTCATCGTCCAATATCAACTCAATGACCCGGTCAAATTTTTGTTTAATATCCAGATGCCCGACGCATCGGTAAAAAGCGCCGCGGAGGCGGCCATGCGCGAGGTCATCGGCTATAATAAACTGGATGCTGCCCTGACTGACGGCAAACCGGCCATTCAGGATGAAACTCGGGCTTTGATGCAAAATATCATGGACCGATACGAGTCCGGAATCCAGATATTGGCCGTCCAGCTCCAGGACGTCCAACCGCCGGAACCGGTCATCGATTCCTTCCGCGACGTTGTCCGCGCCAGGGAGGACGCGGTCCGCATCCAGAACCAGGCCGAAGCCTACCGCAACGACATCGTCCCTCGTGCCCGAGGTGAAGCCGCCGTGATCATCAACCAGGCCGAAGCTCACAAGGAAGCCGTAGTTCGACGGGCGGAGGGTGAGGCCCAACGCTTCCTGTCCATGCTTGCGGAATACAACCAAGCCCCGGACGTCACCAGGACCCGACTCTATCTCGAAACCATGGAAGAGGTTTTAAGCAATCCCGAACTTATGAAGACCTTCATCTCGGACAACGCGCTGAGCCAAGTGCTCCCGTATTTACCCCTCGGCGCCATCACCCCCAAGGCGCAGCGGCCTGACGCTTCGGAGGCCGCCACGCAGCAAGCCAGACAGCCGGCCCCCGCCAGTACCGCGCCATCCGTACGAGGAGGTCGAGCACAATGA
- a CDS encoding phosphomannomutase/phosphoglucomutase yields MLIKPEIFRAYDIRGVVDRDFDEAWVEVLGKACGTFFLKRGQRQAVVGHDCRHSSPGYQTAMIKGLLATGVDVLFINMVPTPLFYYAVKKFNRQAGVMITASHNPPEFNGFKVWSGAGTIHSEDVREVYEIMARGEFRVGQGIASEHDVVPAYLEELSAQVQLPAPVRVVVDGGNGAGGKICAELLRRIGANVVELYCEPNGDFPNHHPDPTRDENNDDLRTKVLEVGAQLGIGLDGDADRIGALDERGRMIYGDRLLAVFARQVLQEQRGATVIGEVKCSHLMFQDITDHGGKPIMGQTGHSLIKAKMQETGAALAGEMSGHMFFADRYYGFDDALYAAMRLVEIIGQNPAKPLSTYLDEWPPIFSTPEIRLDCPEEIKFKIVERAQAFFRERFDVVDVDGVRIVFPDGWGLLRASNTQPILVLRFEAESEARLKEIRALVEEPLGRWIAELGG; encoded by the coding sequence ATGCTGATCAAACCGGAAATATTTCGAGCCTACGATATCCGTGGGGTTGTGGATCGTGATTTCGACGAAGCATGGGTGGAAGTGCTTGGCAAGGCATGCGGAACGTTTTTTCTCAAGAGAGGCCAGCGCCAGGCTGTTGTTGGTCACGATTGCCGACACAGCTCTCCCGGTTATCAAACCGCGATGATCAAAGGACTCCTTGCCACGGGGGTGGACGTGCTGTTTATCAACATGGTCCCCACGCCGCTCTTTTATTATGCTGTAAAAAAGTTCAACCGCCAAGCCGGGGTGATGATCACGGCCAGCCATAATCCTCCGGAATTCAACGGGTTCAAAGTCTGGTCCGGAGCTGGCACGATTCATTCCGAGGATGTCCGGGAAGTCTACGAGATCATGGCCCGCGGCGAGTTCCGCGTTGGGCAGGGGATCGCTTCCGAGCATGATGTGGTCCCGGCGTACCTGGAGGAACTTTCCGCCCAGGTCCAGCTCCCTGCCCCGGTCCGGGTCGTCGTGGACGGAGGCAACGGGGCTGGTGGGAAGATTTGCGCCGAACTGTTGCGCCGGATCGGCGCGAACGTCGTGGAGCTGTACTGCGAGCCGAACGGGGATTTCCCAAATCATCATCCGGACCCGACCCGTGACGAGAACAACGATGATCTCAGAACCAAAGTCCTGGAGGTCGGGGCCCAGTTGGGCATCGGACTGGACGGCGACGCGGATCGTATCGGCGCTTTGGACGAACGGGGCCGGATGATCTATGGGGATCGCCTTTTGGCCGTCTTTGCCCGCCAAGTGCTTCAGGAGCAGCGAGGGGCTACCGTGATCGGCGAGGTGAAATGCTCGCATTTGATGTTTCAGGACATCACCGACCATGGCGGCAAGCCAATCATGGGCCAGACCGGCCATTCCCTGATCAAGGCCAAAATGCAGGAGACTGGAGCGGCTTTGGCCGGAGAAATGAGCGGGCATATGTTTTTCGCGGATCGGTATTATGGATTCGACGACGCATTGTACGCGGCGATGCGCCTGGTGGAGATCATCGGCCAAAATCCGGCCAAGCCGCTGAGCACCTATCTCGATGAATGGCCGCCTATCTTCTCCACTCCGGAAATCCGCTTGGACTGCCCCGAGGAAATTAAATTTAAAATCGTGGAGCGGGCTCAGGCCTTTTTTCGGGAACGGTTCGACGTGGTGGACGTTGACGGCGTGCGCATCGTTTTTCCCGACGGTTGGGGGCTGCTGCGCGCCTCCAATACCCAGCCTATATTGGTCTTGCGTTTTGAGGCCGAATCCGAGGCTCGCTTGAAGGAAATTCGTGCCTTGGTGGAAGAGCCTCTGGGGCGATGGATAGCCGAACTGGGCGGGTGA
- the rnhA gene encoding ribonuclease HI: MSEDRVTKIYTDGACLGNPGPGGWGAVVLDDRERRELSGGYGLTTNNRMEMLAVVEALSLLPDRSVVELYTDSKYIHDAVEKGWLAKWKRNGWRTADKKAVKNQDLWLRMDALLQTHDVSFYWVRGHSGNPENECCDRLASAAAQGNNLLKDAGYVR, encoded by the coding sequence ATGAGTGAGGACAGAGTGACGAAAATCTATACCGACGGCGCGTGCTTGGGAAACCCCGGACCGGGAGGCTGGGGCGCGGTGGTGCTTGATGACCGGGAACGCCGGGAGTTGTCGGGCGGCTACGGATTGACCACCAACAACCGGATGGAGATGTTGGCCGTGGTCGAGGCCTTGAGCTTGCTGCCGGACCGTTCGGTGGTGGAGCTCTATACGGATTCTAAATACATTCATGACGCCGTTGAAAAAGGGTGGCTGGCCAAGTGGAAACGCAACGGCTGGCGGACCGCGGACAAGAAGGCGGTCAAGAACCAAGACCTTTGGCTGCGCATGGATGCCTTGCTTCAGACGCATGACGTAAGCTTCTACTGGGTTCGCGGCCATTCGGGAAACCCGGAAAACGAGTGTTGCGATAGGCTGGCCAGTGCCGCCGCTCAAGGAAATAATCTGTTGAAGGACGCCGGGTACGTACGGTAG